Proteins from a single region of Ailuropoda melanoleuca isolate Jingjing chromosome 15, ASM200744v2, whole genome shotgun sequence:
- the BTG1 gene encoding protein BTG1, which produces KVEFFTFQRSQRKKKATAGYNSNDLSIVFSSSSFFFSIEHYKHHWFPEKPCKGSGYRCIRINHKMDPLIGQAAQRIGLSSQELFRLLPSELTLWVDPYEVSYRIGEDGSICVLYEASPAGGSTQNSTNVQMVDSRISCKEELLLGRTSPSKNYNMMTVSG; this is translated from the coding sequence aaagttgaatttttcacttttcaaagaaGCCAGCGGAAGAAGAAAGCTACAGCGGGATATAACAGTAACGATCTAagcattgttttttcttcttcttctttttttttctctatagaacATTATAAACATCACTGGTTCCCAGAAAAGCCGTGCAAGGGATCAGGTTACCGTTGTATTCGCATCAACCATAAAATGGATCCTCTGATTGGACAGGCAGCACAGCGGATTGGACTGAGCAGTCAGGAGCTGTTCAGGCTTCTCCCAAGTGAACTCACACTCTGGGTTGACCCCTACGAAGTGTCCTACAGAATTGGAGAGGATGGCTCCATCTGCGTGCTGTACGAAGCCTCACCAGCAGGAGGTAGCACTCAAAACAGCACCAACGTGCAAATGGTAGACAGCAGAATCAGCTGTAAGGAGGAACTTCTCTTGGGCAGAACAAGCCCTTCCAAAAACTACAATATGATGACTGTATCAGGTTAA